In a genomic window of Punica granatum isolate Tunisia-2019 chromosome 6, ASM765513v2, whole genome shotgun sequence:
- the LOC116210898 gene encoding mediator of RNA polymerase II transcription subunit 33A-like isoform X3 yields the protein MGLLKRQAFSFTALINTPDYAKIMKSIDDVLNLSQIFGLEECEPGILLVEFVFSIVWQLLDASLDDEGLLKLTSEKKSRWPTQPQDMEIDGQDSFSMKETEQQEILQKANTAMAIEMIVEFLQNTVTARILYLARRNMPIHWGGFLQRLRILAANSAALRNLKHMSPEAFLQLTSDKRNVLTREGKTVSQQEFHAVLASGSLISSAGQSYGASQSALWLPIDLFLEDAMDGSQVAATSSVETLTGLVKALQAVNGTTWHDTFLGLWISALRLVQRERDPSEGPVPLLDTCLCMLLSITTLAIANIIDEEESLLIEEAEQAVTYQRKDKQGRGNRRKDLISSLQQLGVYEGLLAPPQSVSCVANQAAAKAILYISGLTAGNGYIECLSMNDMPMNCSGNMRHLIVEACIARNLLDTSSYLWPGYVNARTHQIPRNIPNQVPGWSSLLKGSPLTPSLINTLVAIPASSLAEIEKIYEIALNGSDEEKISAATILCGASLFRGWNVQEHTVLFITRLLSPPVPTDYSGSESHLIGYAPFLNVLLVGVSSIDCVQIFSLHGLVPQLAGSLMPICELFGSAVPNVSWTLITGEELTSHMVFSNAFTLLLRLWRFDHPPLEHVKGDVPPVGTQLSPEFLLLVRNSQLASSGNSHNDRLKSSRLLKHLAPSLVEPMFMDSFPKLKLWYRQHQKCIASTLSGLVNGTSVHQIGDTLISMMFRKINRGGGGGGAPVTPATSASSCSSGATAEDIAMRLKVPAWDILEATPFALDAALTACAHGKLSPRELATGLKDLADFLPATLATIVSYLSAEVTRGIWKPAFMNGTDWPSPAANLSTVEQQIKKILAAIGVDVPSITTAGSSPATLPLPLAALVSLTITYKLDKASERFLTLIGPALNSLAAGCPWPCMPIITSLWAQKVKRWSDFLFFRASQTVFHHNSDAVVHLLQNCFTSALGLNSSQISANGGVGDLLGHGIGSHFSGGLTPVAPGILYLRVHRYVRDVMFMSEVIVSLLMQSVRQIASSGLPKDRIERLRKTKYGMRYGQVSLAAAMTRVKLAASLGASFVWISGGFNLVQSLIKETLPSWFISAQKLEREEGGEVGGMVAMLGGYCLAYFTLLCGMFAWGIDSASSASKRRPKALGAHLEFLASALDGKISLGCDRATWRAYVSGFVGLMVACAPTWVLEVDVDVLKRLSIGLRHWNEEELAVALLGKGGINAMSTAAELIVEIG from the exons GCTTAAACTTACTTCTGAGAAGAAATCTAGATGGCCCACCCAACCACAAGACATGGAAATAGATGGCCAAGATAGTTTCAGTATGAAGGAAACAGAGCAACAGGAGATTCTGCAAAAGGCAAACACCGCAATGGCTATTGAGATGATTGTGGAATTTCTACAAAATACAGTAACTGCAAGGATTCTTTACTTGGCACGTCGGAACAT GCCAATACATTGGGGAGGTTTCCTTCAGCGATTGCGAATACTTGCTGCAAATTCAGCAGCGCTGAGGAACTTAAAACATATGTCTCCAGAAGCCTTTCTGCAACTTACTTCTGATAAACGCAATGTTCTCACTAGAGAAGGCAAGACAGTGTCACAGCAAGAATTTCATGCAGTCTTGGCTTCTGGTTCTTTGATATCTTCTGCTGGGCAGAGTTATGGGGCCAGTCAATCTGCTTTGTGGCTTCCGATTGATCTTTTTCTGGAAGATGCAATGGATGGATCTCAAGTTGCAGCGACTAGCTCTGTTGAAACACTTACTG GTTTAGTAAAGGCTCTTCAGGCAGTCAATGGTACCACATGGCATGACACGTTTTTGGGCTTATGGATTTCTGCTCTACGCCTTGTCCAGAGG GAGAGAGATCCCAGTGAAGGTCCTGTACCTCTTCTTGACACCTGCTTGTGTATGTTATTGTCCATTACAACATTGGCAATTGCCAACATCATTGATGAGGAAGAAAGCTTACTAATTGAAGAAGCTGAACAGGCCGTAACCTACCAAAGGAAAGATAAACAGGGTCGGGGAAACCGCCGCAAGGATTTGATCTCAAGCTTACAGCAGTTAGGTGTCTACGAAGGTTTGCTGGCTCCACCTCAGTCTGTTAGCTGTGTGGCTAATCAGGCTGCTGCGAAGGCCATCTTGTACATTTCGGGCCTTACTGCTGGTAATGGGTATATCGAGTGCCTGAGCATGAACGACATGCCAATGAATTGCT CTGGGAACATGCGGCATCTGATCGTGGAGGCTTGCATAGCTAGAAATCTGCTAGACACATCATCTTATCTATGGCCAGGCTATGTTAATGCGCGTACCCATCAAATACCTCGTAACATCCCGAATCAAGTCCCTGGGTGGTCTTCATTGCTAAAGGGGTCTCCTCTGACTCCCTCATTGATAAACACACTGGTTGCAATCCCAGCTTCAAG CTTAGCAGAGATCGAGAAAATTTATGAGATTGCACTCAATGGTTCGGATGAAGAGAAGATATCAGCAGCGACCATACTATGCGGAGCGTCGCTTTTTCGTGGTTGGAATGTACAA GAACACACAGTTCTTTTTATTACCAGATTGCTGTCACCTCCAGTTCCAACAGATTATTCAGGAAGTGAGAGCCACTTGATCGGTTATGCCCCATTCCTTAATGTTCTTCTTGTTGGAGTATCATCCATAGATTGCGTTCAGATTTTCTCTCTACATGGCCTG GTCCCCCAGCTTGCGGGCTCGTTGATGCCCATCTGTGAGTTATTTGGTTCAGCCGTTCCCAATGTTTCATGGACCCTCATAACTGGTGAGGAGCTCACATCACACATGGTTTTCTCCAATGCTTTTACTCTCCTGTTGAGACTCTGGAGATTCGATCACCCGCCACTTGAGCATGTTAAGGGAGATGTCCCACCAGTGGGAACCCAGTTAAGTCCAGAGTTTCTCTTACTTGTGCGAAACTCCCAGCTAGCAAGCTCTGGAAATTCTCATAATGACCGACTCAAAAGTTCTCGCCTTTTAAAACACCTTGCCCCATCCCTCGTGGAGCCTATGTTCATGGATTCTTTTCCAAAGCTTAAGCTTTGGTACAGGCAACACCAGAAGTGTATTGCGTCCACCCTCTCCGGATTGGTCAATGGGACTTCTGTGCATCAGATTGGGGATACCCTAATTAGTATGATGTTTAGGAAGATAAACCGGGGAGGAGGAGGCGGTGGTGCGCCTGTGACCCCGGCAACATCAGCAAGCAGCTGCTCATCGGGGGCCACTGCAGAGGATATTGCTATGAGGCTGAAAGTTCCAGCCTGGGATATTTTAGAGGCAACTCCATTTGCCCTAGACGCAGCGTTAACGGCATGTGCCCACGGGAAGCTCTCCCCTCGTGAGCTTGCCACAG GACTGAAGGATCTCGCCGATTTCTTACCAGCAACCTTGGCAACGATTGTCAGCTACTTATCTGCTGAGGTGACAAGGGGCATTTGGAAACCTGCTTTCATGAATGGAACCGATTGGCCTAGTCCTGCTGCAAATCTGTCCACAGTTGAGCAGCAGATTAAGAAAATTCTTGCTGCAATTGGTGTCGATGTCCCAAGTATTACTACAG CAGGGAGCTCTCCAGCTACTTTGCCTCTGCCCCTGGCTGCGCTGGTGAGCCTGACAATCACCTACAAACTCGACAAGGCCTCTGAACGTTTCCTCACGTTGATTGGGCCTGCCTTGAATTCTCTTGCGGCGGGTTGCCCATGGCCATGCATGCCCATCATTACCTCTCTGTGGGCCCAGAAGGTCAAGCGTTGGAGCGACTTCCTCTTTTTTCGAGCCTCCCAGACTGTCTTCCACCACAACAGCGATGCAGTGGTTCATCTCCTCCAGAATTGCTTCACATCAGCTCTAGGGCTGAATTCCTCCCAGATCTCAGCCAATGGTGGGGTTGGAGATCTGCTGGGTCACGGGATTGGCTCCCATTTCTCAGGTGGGTTAACTCCTGTGGCCCCTGGGATCCTCTACCTGAGGGTCCATCGGTATGTGAGAGACGTCATGTTTATGAGCGAGGTGATCGTGTCCCTTCTGATGCAGTCGGTGAGGCAGATTGCTAGCAGTGGTCTTCCGAAGGATAGAATTGAGCGGCTCAGGAAGACAAAATATGGGATGAGATATGGACAAGTATCTCTCGCTGCAGCGATGACGCGTGTCAAGCTTGCTGCCTCTCTGGGGGCCTCGTTTGTGTGGATCTCGGGTGGGTTTAATTTAGTCCAGTCCCTGATAAAGGAGACCTTGCCGTCTTGGTTCATATCAGCCCAAAAGTTGGAGCGAGAGGAGGGAGGTGAGGTCGGTGGGATGGTCGCAATGCTTGGAGGCTATTGCCTGGCCTACTTCACCCTGCTGTGTGGGATGTTTGCTTGGGGGATTGACTCCGCCTCCTCTGCATCGAAGCGGAGGCCCAAGGCCCTCGGGGCCCACCTGGAGTTCCTCGCAAGCGCGCTCGATGGGAAGATATCCCTAGGGTGCGATCGTGCCACATGGCGGGCCTATGTATCGGGGTTCGTGGGTCTAATGGTGGCATGCGCACCCACATGGGTGCTCGAGGTTGATGTGGACGTGCTCAAGAGGCTCAGCATCGGCTTGAGGCACTGGAACGAGGAGGAACTGGCCGTGGCTCTTTTGGGGAAAGGGGGTATCAATGCAATGAGTACAGCTGCTGAGCTTATTGTCGAGATCGGGTAG
- the LOC116210898 gene encoding mediator of RNA polymerase II transcription subunit 33A-like isoform X4, whose protein sequence is MEIDGQDSFSMKETEQQEILQKANTAMAIEMIVEFLQNTVTARILYLARRNMPIHWGGFLQRLRILAANSAALRNLKHMSPEAFLQLTSDKRNVLTREGKTVSQQEFHAVLASGSLISSAGQSYGASQSALWLPIDLFLEDAMDGSQVAATSSVETLTGLVKALQAVNGTTWHDTFLGLWISALRLVQRERDPSEGPVPLLDTCLCMLLSITTLAIANIIDEEESLLIEEAEQAVTYQRKDKQGRGNRRKDLISSLQQLGVYEGLLAPPQSVSCVANQAAAKAILYISGLTAGNGYIECLSMNDMPMNCSGNMRHLIVEACIARNLLDTSSYLWPGYVNARTHQIPRNIPNQVPGWSSLLKGSPLTPSLINTLVAIPASSLAEIEKIYEIALNGSDEEKISAATILCGASLFRGWNVQEHTVLFITRLLSPPVPTDYSGSESHLIGYAPFLNVLLVGVSSIDCVQIFSLHGLVPQLAGSLMPICELFGSAVPNVSWTLITGEELTSHMVFSNAFTLLLRLWRFDHPPLEHVKGDVPPVGTQLSPEFLLLVRNSQLASSGNSHNDRLKSSRLLKHLAPSLVEPMFMDSFPKLKLWYRQHQKCIASTLSGLVNGTSVHQIGDTLISMMFRKINRGGGGGGAPVTPATSASSCSSGATAEDIAMRLKVPAWDILEATPFALDAALTACAHGKLSPRELATGLKDLADFLPATLATIVSYLSAEVTRGIWKPAFMNGTDWPSPAANLSTVEQQIKKILAAIGVDVPSITTAGSSPATLPLPLAALVSLTITYKLDKASERFLTLIGPALNSLAAGCPWPCMPIITSLWAQKVKRWSDFLFFRASQTVFHHNSDAVVHLLQNCFTSALGLNSSQISANGGVGDLLGHGIGSHFSGGLTPVAPGILYLRVHRYVRDVMFMSEVIVSLLMQSVRQIASSGLPKDRIERLRKTKYGMRYGQVSLAAAMTRVKLAASLGASFVWISGGFNLVQSLIKETLPSWFISAQKLEREEGGEVGGMVAMLGGYCLAYFTLLCGMFAWGIDSASSASKRRPKALGAHLEFLASALDGKISLGCDRATWRAYVSGFVGLMVACAPTWVLEVDVDVLKRLSIGLRHWNEEELAVALLGKGGINAMSTAAELIVEIG, encoded by the exons ATGGAAATAGATGGCCAAGATAGTTTCAGTATGAAGGAAACAGAGCAACAGGAGATTCTGCAAAAGGCAAACACCGCAATGGCTATTGAGATGATTGTGGAATTTCTACAAAATACAGTAACTGCAAGGATTCTTTACTTGGCACGTCGGAACAT GCCAATACATTGGGGAGGTTTCCTTCAGCGATTGCGAATACTTGCTGCAAATTCAGCAGCGCTGAGGAACTTAAAACATATGTCTCCAGAAGCCTTTCTGCAACTTACTTCTGATAAACGCAATGTTCTCACTAGAGAAGGCAAGACAGTGTCACAGCAAGAATTTCATGCAGTCTTGGCTTCTGGTTCTTTGATATCTTCTGCTGGGCAGAGTTATGGGGCCAGTCAATCTGCTTTGTGGCTTCCGATTGATCTTTTTCTGGAAGATGCAATGGATGGATCTCAAGTTGCAGCGACTAGCTCTGTTGAAACACTTACTG GTTTAGTAAAGGCTCTTCAGGCAGTCAATGGTACCACATGGCATGACACGTTTTTGGGCTTATGGATTTCTGCTCTACGCCTTGTCCAGAGG GAGAGAGATCCCAGTGAAGGTCCTGTACCTCTTCTTGACACCTGCTTGTGTATGTTATTGTCCATTACAACATTGGCAATTGCCAACATCATTGATGAGGAAGAAAGCTTACTAATTGAAGAAGCTGAACAGGCCGTAACCTACCAAAGGAAAGATAAACAGGGTCGGGGAAACCGCCGCAAGGATTTGATCTCAAGCTTACAGCAGTTAGGTGTCTACGAAGGTTTGCTGGCTCCACCTCAGTCTGTTAGCTGTGTGGCTAATCAGGCTGCTGCGAAGGCCATCTTGTACATTTCGGGCCTTACTGCTGGTAATGGGTATATCGAGTGCCTGAGCATGAACGACATGCCAATGAATTGCT CTGGGAACATGCGGCATCTGATCGTGGAGGCTTGCATAGCTAGAAATCTGCTAGACACATCATCTTATCTATGGCCAGGCTATGTTAATGCGCGTACCCATCAAATACCTCGTAACATCCCGAATCAAGTCCCTGGGTGGTCTTCATTGCTAAAGGGGTCTCCTCTGACTCCCTCATTGATAAACACACTGGTTGCAATCCCAGCTTCAAG CTTAGCAGAGATCGAGAAAATTTATGAGATTGCACTCAATGGTTCGGATGAAGAGAAGATATCAGCAGCGACCATACTATGCGGAGCGTCGCTTTTTCGTGGTTGGAATGTACAA GAACACACAGTTCTTTTTATTACCAGATTGCTGTCACCTCCAGTTCCAACAGATTATTCAGGAAGTGAGAGCCACTTGATCGGTTATGCCCCATTCCTTAATGTTCTTCTTGTTGGAGTATCATCCATAGATTGCGTTCAGATTTTCTCTCTACATGGCCTG GTCCCCCAGCTTGCGGGCTCGTTGATGCCCATCTGTGAGTTATTTGGTTCAGCCGTTCCCAATGTTTCATGGACCCTCATAACTGGTGAGGAGCTCACATCACACATGGTTTTCTCCAATGCTTTTACTCTCCTGTTGAGACTCTGGAGATTCGATCACCCGCCACTTGAGCATGTTAAGGGAGATGTCCCACCAGTGGGAACCCAGTTAAGTCCAGAGTTTCTCTTACTTGTGCGAAACTCCCAGCTAGCAAGCTCTGGAAATTCTCATAATGACCGACTCAAAAGTTCTCGCCTTTTAAAACACCTTGCCCCATCCCTCGTGGAGCCTATGTTCATGGATTCTTTTCCAAAGCTTAAGCTTTGGTACAGGCAACACCAGAAGTGTATTGCGTCCACCCTCTCCGGATTGGTCAATGGGACTTCTGTGCATCAGATTGGGGATACCCTAATTAGTATGATGTTTAGGAAGATAAACCGGGGAGGAGGAGGCGGTGGTGCGCCTGTGACCCCGGCAACATCAGCAAGCAGCTGCTCATCGGGGGCCACTGCAGAGGATATTGCTATGAGGCTGAAAGTTCCAGCCTGGGATATTTTAGAGGCAACTCCATTTGCCCTAGACGCAGCGTTAACGGCATGTGCCCACGGGAAGCTCTCCCCTCGTGAGCTTGCCACAG GACTGAAGGATCTCGCCGATTTCTTACCAGCAACCTTGGCAACGATTGTCAGCTACTTATCTGCTGAGGTGACAAGGGGCATTTGGAAACCTGCTTTCATGAATGGAACCGATTGGCCTAGTCCTGCTGCAAATCTGTCCACAGTTGAGCAGCAGATTAAGAAAATTCTTGCTGCAATTGGTGTCGATGTCCCAAGTATTACTACAG CAGGGAGCTCTCCAGCTACTTTGCCTCTGCCCCTGGCTGCGCTGGTGAGCCTGACAATCACCTACAAACTCGACAAGGCCTCTGAACGTTTCCTCACGTTGATTGGGCCTGCCTTGAATTCTCTTGCGGCGGGTTGCCCATGGCCATGCATGCCCATCATTACCTCTCTGTGGGCCCAGAAGGTCAAGCGTTGGAGCGACTTCCTCTTTTTTCGAGCCTCCCAGACTGTCTTCCACCACAACAGCGATGCAGTGGTTCATCTCCTCCAGAATTGCTTCACATCAGCTCTAGGGCTGAATTCCTCCCAGATCTCAGCCAATGGTGGGGTTGGAGATCTGCTGGGTCACGGGATTGGCTCCCATTTCTCAGGTGGGTTAACTCCTGTGGCCCCTGGGATCCTCTACCTGAGGGTCCATCGGTATGTGAGAGACGTCATGTTTATGAGCGAGGTGATCGTGTCCCTTCTGATGCAGTCGGTGAGGCAGATTGCTAGCAGTGGTCTTCCGAAGGATAGAATTGAGCGGCTCAGGAAGACAAAATATGGGATGAGATATGGACAAGTATCTCTCGCTGCAGCGATGACGCGTGTCAAGCTTGCTGCCTCTCTGGGGGCCTCGTTTGTGTGGATCTCGGGTGGGTTTAATTTAGTCCAGTCCCTGATAAAGGAGACCTTGCCGTCTTGGTTCATATCAGCCCAAAAGTTGGAGCGAGAGGAGGGAGGTGAGGTCGGTGGGATGGTCGCAATGCTTGGAGGCTATTGCCTGGCCTACTTCACCCTGCTGTGTGGGATGTTTGCTTGGGGGATTGACTCCGCCTCCTCTGCATCGAAGCGGAGGCCCAAGGCCCTCGGGGCCCACCTGGAGTTCCTCGCAAGCGCGCTCGATGGGAAGATATCCCTAGGGTGCGATCGTGCCACATGGCGGGCCTATGTATCGGGGTTCGTGGGTCTAATGGTGGCATGCGCACCCACATGGGTGCTCGAGGTTGATGTGGACGTGCTCAAGAGGCTCAGCATCGGCTTGAGGCACTGGAACGAGGAGGAACTGGCCGTGGCTCTTTTGGGGAAAGGGGGTATCAATGCAATGAGTACAGCTGCTGAGCTTATTGTCGAGATCGGGTAG